One Synechococcus sp. JA-2-3B'a(2-13) genomic window carries:
- a CDS encoding glycosyltransferase produces the protein MAVPTLPSRDPAWPERLALVHEYLIWPGGSEKVLQELVAFAPQAPLYVSLFSAHTLPPSWQELTIHTSFLQGWAKWLGVLRPDYHARLKYLLPWMPLAYESFDLSGYDCVISSSHAFAKGILTGASTLHLSYIHSPTRYLWENRELYLQREGLGRSGPVGAIGQWLLHRLRQWDFLAAQRPDLLIANSQHIRRRIAKLYRREAVVIYPPVPLQGLEPVADPSADYDLVAGRLVPYKRVDLAIAACERLGRRLLVVGEGPELARLKRLAGPQVEFLPHQPPDRFRELLANCRLLLFPWEEDFGLVAVEAQACGRPVVALNRGGAQETVIHGQTGILIPEASVEALVEGLRQADRQEWDPQRIRAHALQFAPERFHAQLGSLLRWAWPRFQAGERLDPREWSAQ, from the coding sequence GTGGCTGTCCCCACTCTTCCCAGCCGGGATCCCGCTTGGCCTGAGCGCCTGGCCCTGGTGCACGAGTACCTGATCTGGCCGGGGGGATCGGAAAAGGTTTTGCAGGAGCTGGTGGCTTTTGCCCCACAGGCCCCCCTTTACGTCAGTCTCTTCTCCGCTCACACCCTGCCGCCGAGCTGGCAGGAGCTGACAATTCACACCTCCTTTTTGCAAGGCTGGGCCAAGTGGCTGGGGGTGCTGCGCCCTGACTACCATGCCCGCCTCAAGTATCTGCTGCCCTGGATGCCGTTGGCCTATGAGAGCTTCGACCTCTCCGGCTATGACTGTGTGATCTCCAGCAGCCACGCCTTTGCCAAAGGGATCCTGACGGGAGCCTCTACCCTGCACCTGAGCTACATCCACAGCCCCACCCGTTACCTCTGGGAGAACCGGGAGCTGTATCTGCAGCGAGAAGGGCTGGGGAGAAGCGGGCCTGTTGGCGCAATTGGCCAATGGCTGCTGCACCGCTTGCGCCAATGGGATTTTCTGGCAGCTCAACGTCCAGATCTGTTGATCGCCAACTCCCAGCACATTCGCCGCCGCATTGCCAAGCTCTATCGCCGCGAGGCTGTGGTCATTTATCCGCCCGTTCCGCTGCAGGGGTTGGAGCCGGTGGCGGATCCCAGCGCCGATTATGACCTGGTGGCAGGCCGACTGGTGCCCTACAAACGGGTGGATCTGGCGATTGCCGCCTGTGAACGGCTGGGTCGTCGGCTGCTGGTTGTGGGCGAAGGGCCGGAGCTGGCTCGGCTCAAGCGACTGGCGGGGCCGCAGGTGGAGTTTTTGCCCCATCAGCCCCCCGATCGTTTCCGGGAACTGCTAGCCAATTGCCGGCTGCTGCTGTTCCCCTGGGAGGAGGATTTTGGCCTAGTGGCAGTGGAGGCCCAGGCCTGCGGCCGCCCCGTGGTTGCCCTCAACCGGGGAGGTGCCCAAGAGACGGTCATCCACGGCCAAACCGGCATCCTCATTCCCGAGGCCAGTGTGGAAGCGCTGGTGGAAGGGCTGCGGCAGGCGGATCGACAGGAATGGGATCCGCAGCGGATTCGGGCCCATGCTCTGCAATTTGCCCCGGAGCGATTTCACGCCCAATTGGGATCCCTGCTGCGCTGGGCTTGGCCTCGTTTTCAAGCCGGAGAACGGTTGGATCCCCGAGAATGGAGCGCTCAGTAG
- a CDS encoding PH domain-containing protein, translating into MAVQEEVFFEGGPHSGDLVLNSFIGATLVGLPLFVGALVRKLWVHYRITNRRITVIGGWGGKERSDVIYGEIAKVVMVPRGLGVWGDMVLTLKDGSRLEMRALPRFREIYNYINERIDEKAKQVSGPIGKKRRSAKS; encoded by the coding sequence ATGGCGGTGCAAGAGGAGGTTTTTTTTGAGGGCGGCCCCCACAGTGGCGATTTGGTGTTGAACTCCTTCATTGGGGCTACACTTGTCGGCTTGCCTCTGTTTGTGGGGGCACTGGTGCGTAAGCTGTGGGTACACTATCGGATTACCAATCGTCGCATCACCGTGATTGGGGGATGGGGCGGCAAGGAGCGCTCAGATGTAATCTACGGCGAGATCGCCAAGGTGGTCATGGTGCCACGGGGCTTGGGCGTGTGGGGAGATATGGTGCTCACCCTCAAGGACGGCAGTCGCCTGGAGATGCGGGCCTTGCCTCGCTTCCGCGAGATCTACAACTACATCAATGAGCGGATCGACGAGAAAGCCAAGCAGGTGAGCGGCCCAATTGGCAAAAAGCGCCGCTCTGCCAAGTCCTGA
- a CDS encoding ion transporter, translated as MTTLPTQADLDLAHSGILQRYWGDQDTPESRWVNLLVAVLVFCSSTFFVVETYPIPPEVRLGLERVDRLILGLFVVEYLLRLAAAPQKLRYVVSLYSLIDLLAILPFFAGLTDIRFIRIFRWFRILRLLRLVEGKTLFGQVISADSRILLRIFFTLFAIVFVYSGLIYQVEHPVNPGAFATFLDAFYFSVVTMTTVGFGDLTPSSELGRLLTVLMILTGIALIPWQVGELIKQLVKSGNSVQWACPGCGLSQHDGDAQFCKRCGTLLYPRD; from the coding sequence GTGACCACTCTCCCCACCCAAGCTGATCTCGATCTTGCCCATTCTGGGATCCTCCAGCGCTATTGGGGGGATCAAGACACTCCGGAAAGCCGCTGGGTGAACTTGCTGGTGGCGGTGTTGGTTTTCTGTTCATCCACCTTCTTTGTGGTGGAAACCTATCCCATTCCCCCTGAGGTACGTCTTGGGCTGGAGCGGGTGGATCGCCTCATTCTCGGCTTGTTTGTGGTGGAATATCTGCTCCGACTGGCAGCGGCCCCGCAGAAGTTGCGCTATGTCGTGAGCTTGTATTCGCTCATCGATTTGCTCGCCATTTTGCCTTTTTTTGCCGGGCTAACCGATATTCGCTTCATTCGCATCTTCCGTTGGTTTCGCATTTTGCGGCTGCTGCGCCTGGTAGAGGGCAAAACCCTGTTTGGGCAAGTGATCTCCGCCGATAGCCGCATTTTGCTGCGCATTTTCTTCACCCTCTTTGCCATTGTTTTCGTCTACTCTGGGCTGATCTACCAGGTAGAACATCCAGTGAATCCTGGCGCTTTTGCCACCTTTTTGGATGCTTTCTACTTTTCCGTCGTTACCATGACCACGGTGGGGTTTGGGGATCTCACCCCCAGTTCTGAGCTGGGTCGGTTGCTGACGGTGCTGATGATCCTGACGGGGATCGCTCTAATTCCCTGGCAAGTGGGGGAGCTGATCAAACAATTGGTGAAAAGCGGCAACTCGGTGCAATGGGCCTGCCCAGGGTGCGGTTTGTCCCAACACGATGGGGATGCCCAATTCTGCAAACGCTGTGGCACACTGCTCTATCCAAGGGATTGA
- a CDS encoding Maf family protein has product MLPPIVLASQSPARRQLLKAAGIPFRVQPSYFDESQIKSSDPVELVQKLASAKAEVVAAQQREPVLVVGADSVLYLDGEILGKPPNALEAERRLRQMRGEVGELYTGHALIDTKQNRRLTHYAVTRVFFAKPSDEEIRAYVATGEPLNCAGCFAIDGRGSLFVERIEGCPGNVIGLSLPLLRRMMQELGYSLTDAWS; this is encoded by the coding sequence ATGTTGCCTCCTATCGTACTGGCCTCGCAATCCCCTGCCCGCCGCCAATTGTTAAAGGCTGCCGGGATCCCTTTTCGCGTTCAGCCCAGCTATTTTGACGAAAGCCAAATCAAAAGCTCAGATCCCGTGGAGCTGGTGCAGAAGCTGGCCTCGGCGAAAGCCGAAGTGGTGGCGGCCCAGCAACGGGAGCCCGTCTTGGTCGTGGGGGCCGACTCCGTGCTCTACCTAGATGGCGAGATCCTGGGCAAGCCGCCCAATGCCCTAGAGGCGGAACGGCGCCTGCGGCAAATGCGGGGCGAAGTGGGAGAGCTCTACACAGGCCATGCCTTGATTGACACGAAGCAGAACCGCCGCCTCACCCACTATGCGGTGACGCGGGTGTTTTTTGCCAAGCCCAGCGACGAGGAAATCCGCGCCTACGTGGCCACCGGTGAGCCGCTCAATTGTGCTGGCTGTTTTGCCATCGATGGTCGTGGCAGCCTGTTTGTGGAGCGGATCGAGGGGTGCCCCGGCAATGTTATCGGGCTGAGCTTGCCCCTGCTGCGGCGCATGATGCAGGAGTTGGGCTATTCCCTCACCGATGCTTGGAGCTAG
- the gatB gene encoding Asp-tRNA(Asn)/Glu-tRNA(Gln) amidotransferase subunit GatB, translating into MTVAAPAKVQYEAVIGLEVHCQLSTRSKIFSSSATAFGAPPNTQIDPICMGLPGTLPVLNEKVLEYAVKAGLALNCTIAPYSKFDRKQYFYPDLPKNYQISQYDLPIATHGWIEIQLSDGRTKRIGITRLHMEEDAGKLVHAGSDRLSGSSYSLVDFNRAGVPLIEIVSEPDIRSGEEAAEYVQELRRILRYAGLCDGNLQEGSLRCDVNISVRPLGSQTFGTKVEIKNMNSFNAIQRAIEYEFNRQVKAVEAGERIVQETRLWEENSQRTISMRKKEGSSDYRYFPEPDLPPIRVTEAQKTRWQAELPELPGVKRRRYQEVYGLSVYDARYLSDERNTAEYFEAVIAAGADPKAAANWMMSDIASYLNTHKLDYPDIALKPETLAELIGLIEQGTISSKIAKEILPELLEKGGSARALVEAKGMTQISDSALLGQMIAEVLAENPEQLQQYRGGKTKLFGYFVGQLMKKTQGRADPKLANDLLKQHLDG; encoded by the coding sequence ATGACTGTTGCTGCCCCTGCCAAAGTGCAATATGAAGCTGTGATCGGGTTGGAAGTTCACTGCCAGCTCAGCACCCGCTCCAAGATCTTCTCCAGCAGCGCGACAGCCTTTGGCGCTCCCCCCAACACCCAGATTGACCCCATCTGCATGGGCCTGCCCGGCACCCTGCCGGTGCTCAACGAAAAGGTGCTGGAGTACGCGGTCAAAGCGGGTTTGGCCTTGAATTGCACCATTGCCCCCTACAGCAAGTTCGACCGCAAGCAGTACTTTTACCCCGACTTGCCCAAAAACTACCAAATCTCCCAATACGACCTGCCGATTGCTACCCACGGCTGGATTGAGATCCAGCTCAGCGACGGTCGTACCAAGCGCATCGGCATCACCCGTCTGCACATGGAAGAAGATGCGGGCAAGCTGGTCCACGCTGGCAGCGACCGCCTATCGGGATCCAGCTACTCTTTGGTGGATTTCAACCGGGCGGGGGTTCCCCTCATCGAGATCGTCAGCGAGCCGGACATCCGCAGCGGGGAAGAAGCGGCAGAGTACGTGCAAGAGCTGCGCCGCATCCTGCGCTATGCCGGGCTGTGCGATGGCAACCTGCAGGAGGGATCCCTGCGCTGTGATGTGAACATCTCGGTGCGTCCGCTGGGATCCCAGACCTTTGGCACGAAGGTGGAAATTAAAAACATGAACTCCTTCAACGCCATCCAACGGGCCATCGAGTACGAGTTCAACCGCCAAGTCAAGGCTGTGGAGGCAGGCGAGCGGATCGTGCAAGAGACCCGCCTTTGGGAAGAAAACAGCCAGCGCACCATCAGCATGCGCAAGAAAGAGGGATCCAGCGACTATCGCTATTTCCCCGAGCCCGATCTGCCGCCCATTCGCGTTACCGAAGCGCAGAAAACCCGCTGGCAGGCAGAGCTGCCGGAATTGCCCGGTGTGAAGCGGCGACGTTACCAGGAGGTGTACGGTCTCTCGGTGTACGATGCCCGCTACCTCAGCGATGAACGCAACACCGCCGAATACTTTGAAGCCGTGATCGCCGCCGGGGCCGATCCGAAGGCAGCCGCCAACTGGATGATGAGCGACATCGCCAGCTACCTCAACACCCACAAGCTGGACTATCCCGACATTGCCCTGAAGCCGGAAACCCTGGCCGAGCTGATTGGCCTCATCGAGCAGGGCACCATCTCCAGCAAAATCGCCAAGGAGATCCTGCCGGAACTGCTGGAAAAAGGGGGATCGGCCCGCGCCCTGGTGGAAGCTAAGGGCATGACCCAAATCTCGGATAGCGCTCTGCTGGGGCAGATGATCGCCGAGGTGCTGGCAGAAAACCCCGAGCAACTGCAGCAGTATCGGGGGGGCAAAACCAAGCTCTTCGGCTACTTTGTCGGGCAATTGATGAAAAAAACTCAGGGACGGGCAGATCCAAAGCTGGCCAACGACCTGCTCAAGCAACACCTCGACGGCTAG
- a CDS encoding acylphosphatase, with amino-acid sequence MSDRVRVHVWIRGRVQGVGFRAHTEAMALHAGVQGWVRNLRDGRVEAVFEGSPAAVEAMLRWCQQGSPGSVVEAIEQRSEPPEGLPTFEIRPTV; translated from the coding sequence ATGAGTGACAGGGTTCGCGTTCACGTCTGGATACGGGGGCGGGTTCAGGGCGTGGGGTTTCGCGCCCACACCGAAGCGATGGCTCTCCATGCGGGTGTTCAAGGGTGGGTGCGCAATTTGCGGGATGGTCGTGTAGAGGCTGTTTTTGAAGGATCCCCTGCCGCAGTGGAGGCGATGCTGCGCTGGTGCCAACAGGGCAGCCCCGGTTCGGTTGTGGAGGCCATTGAGCAACGTTCCGAGCCGCCGGAAGGTCTACCCACTTTTGAGATTCGCCCTACCGTTTGA